One segment of Brassica napus cultivar Da-Ae chromosome C3, Da-Ae, whole genome shotgun sequence DNA contains the following:
- the LOC106439726 gene encoding uncharacterized protein LOC106439726, with protein sequence MDSQEHNITQHSPGGGKSHVCSKCGWNYPNPHPSAKNRRAHKKICGTIKGFEILGSEQANQNVDLQKGHCLDDEPKTPSPRVVDERIGDIISEEDVFADAVCEFSSSLVSDSVKEKEEETAANGMAKSATDLGETQECNKSPEVVKESLDVLLPVQVLENFPSSAEAADTCGESSSQVIHDGRSTISNVGLEAECKGNVADESESRLAASALGKRVDTSWNDEVIYSDLEGPHGFEEMNMNPPGEADDYTAVSDKNPVDTPPVETIADQVINTSLSALDAIPFAENAHVSLHGTKALEDELPLEDLSIGRDVPSPDKTEPQGQSPSAENIVMPKIDPEETVESSFGVGASQETVESETVRTSLPAVDPFVADSNADVSHSDLISPESELTQANVVADEEKSTISELSSQSSCAVEHYVSPVSVASEGDEPPSVQNKSSTETSKDSTLQIGAEACESTAEEDCTKTNQKLVESGRTESNRVVGGLGVIQANEIDGNVKTHNNYAEVPVTIESNDHRDFGRLQNLSEAHIRSLVLSPIVTRDNAVSGHSEPENESQSSSLDVGLSKNQEITTSWSTAKEQHVPLKNLLNEARSPRVEATTSIPRVSAILEQGTSPEDEGGWPERREVSEEWNSPAKYPAERKVKGRPFWVPFVCCSSSK encoded by the exons ATGGATTCTCAGGAACACAACATTACACAACACTCTCCAG GAGGAGGTAAGAGCCATGTCTGCAGTAAATGTGGTTGGAATTACCCAAATCCACATCCTAGTGCTAAAAACCGGCGTGCCCACAAGAAAATATGTGGAACCATCAAAGGGTTTGAGATCCTTGGTTCCGAGCAGGCCAACCAGAATGTTGATTTGCAGAAAGGGCATTGTTTGGATGATGAACCAAAAACCCCAA GTCCAAGAGTTGTGGATGAGAGAATTGGTGATATAATAAGTGAAGAAGATGTGTTTGCAGATGCTGTTTGTGAATTTTCTAGCAGCCTTGTGTCTGATTCTGTCAAGGAAAAGGAGGAGGAGACAGCAGCAAATGGTATGGCAAAGAGTGCTACGGATCTTG GTGAAACTCAGGAGTGCAACAAAAGCCCTGAAGTGGTTAAAGAGAGTTTGGATGTTCTTCTACCTGTCCAAGTCCTTGAGAATTTCCCAAGTTCAGCTGAAGCAGCGGATACATGTGGAGAAAGTTCATCTCAGGTCATTCACGATGGTCGTAGTACCATATCAAATGTTGGATTAGAGGCAGAATGCAAAGGCAATGTAGCGGATGAATCTGAATCTAGGTTGGCAGCATCTGCATTAGGAAAGAGAGTGGATACTTCATGGAACGATGAAGTCATTTACTCGGACTTGGAGGGTCCCCATGGATTTGAAGAAATGAATATGAATCCTCCTGGTGAAGCTGATGACTATACAGCAGTGAGTGATAAGAATCCGGTCGATACTCCTCCTGTAGAAACCATTGCAGACCAAGTTATCAACACCAGTCTATCTGCTCTTGATGCCATACCTTTTGCTGAAAATGCTCATGTCTCTTTGCATGGTACCAAAGCCCTTGAAGACGAGCTTCCCTTGGAAGACTTAAGTATCGGCAGGGATGTTCCTTCACCAGACAAAACTGAACCTCAGGGCCAATCCCCCAGCGCAGAGAACATAGTAATGCCTAAGATTGACCCTGAAGAAACTGTTGAATCATCTTTTGGTGTTGGTGCTTCCCAAGAAACTGTTGAATCAGAAACCGTGAGAACTTCCCTACCTGCGGTAGATCCTTTTGTTGCTGACTCGAATGCTGATGTGAGCCATTCAGATCTCATTTCTCCTGAGAGTGAACTTACTcaagcaaatgttgtagctGATGAGGAGAAGAGCACAATTAGCGAgctcagttctcaatcctcttgTGCTGTTGAACACTATGTTTCTCCGGTGTCTGTTGCATCGGAGGGAGATGAACCACCAAGTGTTCAGAATAAAAGTTCAACAGAAACATCTAAAGACTCCACCCTCCAAATCGGTGCTGAAGCTTGTGAAAGTACTGCTGAAGAAGATTGCACTAAAACTAATCAGAAGTTGGTGGAAAGCGGAAGGACAGAATCCAATAGAGTTGTTGGTGGCTTAGGGGTTATTCAAGCAAATGAGATTGACGGTAACGTCAAAACACACAACAATTATGCTGAGGTCCCTGTGACAATTGAATCAAATGACCATAGAGATTTCGGGAGGTTGCAGAATCTTTCAGAAGCACACATTAGATCTCTGGTTTTGAGTCCGATAGTCACTAGAGATAATGCCGTTTCAG GACATAGTGAACCTGAAAACGAATCTCAGTCGTCATCACTTGATGTTGGTCTGTCGAAGAACCAAGAGATCACAACAAGCTGGAGCACAGCAAAGGAGCAGCATGTTCCGCTGAAGAACCTTTTGAACGAAGCAAGGTCACCAAGGGTAGAGGCAACAACCAGCATACCGAGAGTGAGTGCGATACTGGAGCAAGGGACATCCCCTGAAGACGAGGGTGGGTGGCCAGAGAGGAGAGAAGTGAGTGAGGAGTGGAACTCGCCAGCAAAGTATCCAGCGGAGAGGAAAGTGAAAGGAAGACCCTTTTGGGTTCCATTCGTGTGTTGTTCCTCTTCTAAGTAA